Proteins found in one Ctenopharyngodon idella isolate HZGC_01 chromosome 16, HZGC01, whole genome shotgun sequence genomic segment:
- the adam15 gene encoding disintegrin and metalloproteinase domain-containing protein 12 isoform X5, with the protein MKHHQLFRCFWRTLVTLLLCEGTPLMMFRGSLTLTLNRDHSSFTLQQDARITHSSHNVTSHRRELKPLVKTRPFAVVDGVRRSLSDVLQNGHPDRLQCGLQVGSSLYIVDLEKNQDLLPKPPNVFYYLPNGTGVSMKENLVTHCYYHGSVQGFPQSRVALSSCSGLRGVIVVNSTLSFELLPEKEEHGKYEEGSGEMEEGWMHVIYPMDSQTSESRDCGVSNTSIPPIQIIPHIHRSKRDILSETKYIELVLVADHKEFMNYQKNNKTMIYRMLDVANQVDWFYRPLNVRVALLGLEIWSDQDKIQVDKSPTETLNRFLDWRTRELLPRLRHDNAQLIMGESFDGTTVGMASQSSMCSKDRSGGVNVDHLVSVLGVASTVAHELGHNLGMSHDTAERRCHCQNEPRLGGCIMEPSTGFMPGQLFSSCSEQDLSLSLLHGGGMCLFNVPQPESLLGGPRCGNLYVEKGEECDCGLLDECKDPCCNASTCKLVPGAQCSSDGICCENCKLRVAGSVCREPLGECDLPEYCTGTSPYCPPNVFLQNGESCKDGSSYCYSGVCASLDEQCQMLWGANSTHAPPICFLSVNKQGNKYGNCGQMPNGSYIPCLKGDVHCGRIQCQGGSDRPLLGSNVEILTTTVILNQSDFTCRGTYFNLGDDVSDPAMVSQGTACGPNKACVDQRCRDVSMFGVEECRRNCNGHGVCNSNKNCHCDEGWAPPDCRYAGTGGSVDSGPAQKSRDSDPARVALLVIFLFVLPVSLLFVALRFPRCRRGLVYLGHTPFSKTRQSRTPAMELANARNGDQVQPLRYQWPHQSDIPLTQAISKNPVPPKPPVPKKPLPVDPSPHPPPPPLLGHSGSAASSSSYSRNPTSAAAPARPAPHPPLRRQQYPGKPHAPHPV; encoded by the exons ATGAAGCACCATCAGTTGTTCAGATGTTTTTGGCGAACTCTCGTCACTCTTCTTCTGTGTGAAGGCACCCCGCTCATGATGTTCAGGGGGTCCCTCACTCTGACCCTAAACAGGGATCACAGCAGTTTCACACTGCAGCAGGACGCGCGAATAACTCACTCCTCTCACAATG TCACAAGTCATAGAAGAGAGCTGAAGCCTCTAGTGAAGACAAGGCCATTTGCGGTGGTGGATGGAGTTAGGAGAAGCCTGAGTGATGTTTTACAG AATGGTCACCCTGACAGATTGCAGTGTGGCTTACAAGTGGGAAGCAGCTTGTATATCGTGGACCTGGAAAAAAACCA AGATCTTTTGCCAAAGCCGCCTAATGTGTTCTACTATCTGCCAAATGGAACTGGGGTATCCATGAAGGAAAACCTAGTG ACACATTGTTACTATCATGGTTCAGTGCAAGGCTTTCCTCAGTCCCGCGTAGCTCTCAGCTCCTGCTCTGGGTTACG GGGAGTGATAGTCGTTAACTCCACACTGAGCTTTGAGCTACTTCCTGAGAAAGAAGAGCATGGAAAATATGAGGAAGGGAGTGGAGAAATGGAAGAAGGATGGATGCACGTGATCTACCCCATGGACTCACAAACATCTGAGTCTAGAGACTGTGGAGTGTCAAACACTTCTATTCCACCCATTCAGATCATCCCACACATACACAGG AGTAAGAGAGACATTCTCTCAGAGACCAAATATATTGAGCTGGTGCTGGTGGCGGATCATAAGGAG TTTATGAATTATCAGAAGAATAATAAAACCATGATTTACCGCATGTTGGATGTGGCAAACCAAGTAGACTGG TTCTACAGGCCGCTGAATGTACGTGTGGCACTGCTGGGTTTGGAGATCTGGAGTGACCAGGACAAGATTCAAGTGGATAAAAGTCCCACTGAAACTCTAAACCGCTTCCTGGATTGGAGGACCAGGGAGCTACTACCACGACTACGGCATGACAATGCACAGCTGATCAT GGGTGAGTCATTTGATGGAACGACAGTTGGCATGGCGTCTCAGTCCTCCATGTGCTCAAAGGATCGGTCAGGAGGAGTGAATGTG GATCACCTGGTGAGTGTGTTAGGTGTGGCGTCAACGGTGGCACATGAGTTGGGTCACAACCTGGGAATGAGTCACGATACGGCCGAAAGGCGTTGCCACTGCCAGAACGAGCCTCGGCTTGGGGGCTGCATCATGGAGCCCTCCACTGG GTTTATGCCCGGTCAGCTCTTCAGCAGCTGCAGCGAACAGGATCTCTCTCTCAGTCTACTGCATGGTGGCGGTATGTGTCTGTTTAATGTGCCTCAGCCGGAGAGCCTTCTGGGAGGTCCACGCTGCGGGAACCTATACGTGGAAAAAGGAGAGGAGTGTGACTGCGGCCTGCTGGAT GAATGTAAGGATCCTTGCTGCAATGCCAGCACATGTAAACTGGTTCCCGGGGCCCAGTGCTCTTCTGATGGCATCTGCTGTGAGAACTGCAAG TTGCGTGTGGCCGGGTCGGTGTGTCGGGAGCCGTTGGGAGAGTGCGATTTGCCAGAGTACTGCACCGGCACTTCCCCCTACTGTCCTCCTAATGTGTTTCTGCAGAATGGAGAGTCATGCAAGGACGGTTCCTCCTACTGCTACAGCGGTGTGTGTGCCAGTCTGGACGAGCAGTGCCAAATGCTCTGGGGAGCGA ACTCCACCCACGCTCCACCTATCTGCTTCTTATCTGTGAATAAGCAGGGAAATAAGTACGGAAATTGTGGCCAGATGCCTAACGGATCCTATATCCCCTGTCTGAAAGG GGATGTGCACTGTGGTAGGATCCAGTGTCAGGGTGGAAGTGATCGCCCCCTGCTGGGCTCCAACGTTGAGATTCTAACCACAACGGTCATACTGAACCAGAGTGACTTCACCTGTAGGGGGACCTATTTTAATCTGGGTGATGATGTTTCTGACCCAGCCATGGTGTCCCAGGGGACGGCATGTGGGCCGAACAAG GCATGTGTGGACCAACGATGCCGGGACGTGTCCATGTTTGGTGTAGAAGAATGCCGCAGGAATTGCAATGGCCACGGG gtttgtaacagtAATAAGAATTGTCACTGTGATGAGGGCTGGGCACCTCCTGACTGCAGATACGCTGGAACTGGAGGCAGTGTGGACAGCGGCCCTGCTCAAAAGTCCAGAg ATTCAGATCCTGCGAGGGTGGCTCTTCTGGTCATTTTCCTGTTTGTGTTGCCGGTCTCACTACTGTTTGTCGCACTCCGCTTCCCCCGCTGTCGACGAGGCCTTGTGTACCTTGGCCACACCCCCTTCAGCAAGACCCGACAGAGCCG AACTCCTGCCATGGAGCTAGCAAATGCTCGAAATGGAGATCAGGTGCAACCGCTCAGGTACCAGTGGCCCCACCAGAGCGACATCCCTCTCACCCAGGCTATCAGCAAG